Proteins from a single region of Kluyveromyces lactis strain NRRL Y-1140 chromosome C complete sequence:
- the CSE4 gene encoding centromeric DNA-binding histone H3-like protein CSE4 (highly similar to uniprot|P36012 Saccharomyces cerevisiae YKL049C CSE4 Centromere protein that resembles histones required for proper kinetochore function homolog of human CENP-A): protein MEQSIRSIDGSRSLSNVGASLIDRESINQRALQLLQRNRRRRLLLNRSEDKARYIQPERSASSQQIHPPEHHISAHERITKARGTRYKPTDLALAEIRKYQRSTDLLISRMPFARLVKEVTDQFTTESEPLRWQSMAIMALQEASEAYLVGLLEHTNLLALHAKRITIMRKDMQLARRIRGQFI from the coding sequence ATGGAACAGTCTATCAGGAGCATAGACGGTTCTAGATCTTTGAGCAATGTTGGCGCTTCACTTATAGATCGTGAATCGATCAATCAGAGAGCACTACAATTATTAcagagaaacagaagaagacgtTTGTTGTTAAATAGAAGTGAAGACAAAGCAAGATACATCCAGCCCGAGCGTTCTGCTAGCAGCCAGCAGATTCACCCTCCAGAGCATCATATCAGCGCACATGAAAGAATAACAAAGGCTCGGGGAACTAGATATAAACCTACTGACCTAGCTTTGGCAGAAATAAggaaatatcaaagatcCACAGATTTGCTTATATCCAGAATGCCCTTTGCGAGGCTAGTGAAAGAGGTAACAGATCAATTCACTACCGAGAGCGAACCTCTTCGATGGCAATCCATGGCAATTATGGCTCTTCAAGAAGCAAGTGAAGCCTACTTAGTCGGTTTATTAGAGCATACAAATCTATTGGCACTTCATGctaaaagaattacaaTTATGAGAAAGGACATGCAACTAGCTAGAAGGATACGAGGTCAATTTATTTGA
- the HOF1 gene encoding formin-binding protein HOF1 (weakly similar to uniprot|Q05080 Saccharomyces cerevisiae YMR032W HOF1 Bud neck-localized SH3 domain-containing protein required for cytokinesis), with the protein MTQIYNYQESFWDEDDQGVTVLLQHVGRGICTCELLLDCFTKRSELEMDYARRLGALSARIMNNLERYADYNNMSESLKYFQSSQQTIANGHSKAYERLNRENVGTMSDFLKQYRARWSTITGNVENLRKLKDEKKKALKSIDQELLSAENKLREYQLNKETALGEYQRKENARELEKWSSIVEESHRRKTVLHHECKAARAHWFEEWRHISGELQSLETQRIQVSRELLQQYADFTTQPSELELSLMEQLKQKLSSFTPELEISHFSYHHGTGRIKLKNSNSVSTHNSSANSNPSNVIRPKSSHKALDLTKNDRYVQNIKRLSTQLKNTRLNSINALSVDKGLPTPKTDAALVNSIESKVLNDNSAPHSVENYLEVVTKPGHGATLSESSEETSSNPTDFTHRKNKASYDSMSTSLSSMASSVDDSQRFAKSWNSRNRRKSRPSSMYSPTMDTDTSDNDNNNSLKPPTANRRKSIASDVETALEILEMNDRPMTSRTSSGASSNLTVSRTVLPFSNSLNIMRCKRVTIDGEQLNLPIVDSMKNPVVKYVKAMYSYTEPNENNILLFNSGDILLLVECINDDWYVGEVYQGNKQHGLVPMNYVKVIN; encoded by the coding sequence ATGACTCAAATATACAACTATCAAGAAAGTTTCTGGGACGAAGACGATCAAGGTGTTAccgttcttcttcagcatGTTGGAAGAGGTATATGCACCTGTGAGTTATTGCTCGATTGTTTCACTAAGAGAAGTGAGTTGGAGATGGATTATGCAAGAAGATTAGGAGCACTCAGTGCAAGAATAATGAACAATCTCGAACGATATGCGGACTACAATAATATGTCTGAATCCTTAAAATATTTCCAATCCTCCCAGCAGACAATAGCCAATGGTCATTCTAAGGCATATGAGAGGCTCAACAGGGAAAATGTCGGTACGATGAGTGATTTCTTAAAGCAATATAGAGCCAGATGGTCAACGATAACGGGAAACGTGGAAAACTTAAGgaagttgaaagatgaaaagaagaaagcCTTGAAATCTATAGATCAAGAATTACTCAGTGCTGAGAATAAACTGAGAGAGTATCAGCTCAACAAAGAAACTGCCTTGGGCGAATaccaaaggaaagaaaatgcgagagaattggaaaaatggTCTTCGATAGTGGAAGAATCACACCGTAGGAAAACCGTCTTACATCATGAATGTAAAGCTGCTAGAGCACATTGGTTTGAGGAATGGAGACATATTAGTGGAGAATTGCAAAGTTTAGAAACACAAAGAATCCAGGTCTCTAGGGAATTACTACAACAATACGCTGATTTTACAACCCAGCCTTCGGAACTGGAACTCTCTTTGATGGAACaattaaaacaaaaactttcCAGCTTCACACCTGAACTTGAAATATCGCACTTTTCTTACCACCATGGTACTGGAAGAATCAAGTTGAAAAACTCTAACTCAGTTTCAACGCACAACTCAAGTGCTAACTCTAACCCATCTAATGTGATCCGTCCGAAGAGTTCTCACAAGGCGTTGGATTTAACAAAGAATGATAGGTATgttcaaaatataaaaagaCTATCAACCCAGCTGAAGAACACCAGGCTCAATTCAATAAATGCATTAAGTGTCGATAAAGGGTTGCCAACTCCAAAAACTGATGCTGCCCTTGTTAATTCCATAGAATCGAAGGTCCTAAATGATAACTCTGCTCCGCATTCCGTTGAAAACTATTTAGAAGTGGTTACAAAGCCAGGACATGGAGCAACATTATCAGAATCTTCAGAAGagacttcttcaaatccaaCGGACTTTACTCATAGGAAAAATAAGGCAAGTTATGATTCCATGTCGACTTCTCTCTCATCCATGGCCTCAAGTGTCGATGACTCTCAAAGGTTTGCTAAATCTTGGAATTCACGCAATAGAAGAAAATCTAGACCTTCATCAATGTATTCGCCCACAATGGATACGGATACTTCTGACAACGACAATAACAACTCTCTGAAGCCACCAACTGCAAATCGTAGAAAATCCATCGCATCGGATGTCGAAACAGCATTAGAAATCTTGGAAATGAATGATCGTCCGATGACATCAAGAACGAGCTCTGGTGCTTCTAGCAACTTAACTGTGAGCAGAACAGTGTTGCCTTTCAGcaactctttgaatataATGCGTTGTAAACGTGTGACTATTGATGGTGAACAATTGAATCTACCCATCGTTGATTCCATGAAAAATCCAGTCGTAAAATATGTCAAAGCGATGTATTCGTACACTGAACCCAATGAAAATAACATActacttttcaattctggtGATATCCTGCTGTTAGTCGAATGCATAAATGATGACTGGTATGTGGGTGAGGTATATCAAGGTAACAAACAGCATGGTCTGGTACCAATGAATTACGTGAAAGTAATAAATTGA
- the LPX2 gene encoding Lpx2p (similar to uniprot|Q05050 Saccharomyces cerevisiae YMR031C Protein of unknown function green fluorescent protein (GFP)-fusion protein localizes to the cytoplasm in a punctate pattern), with amino-acid sequence MSLVSAVTGDESRDTNGAEQSSVYQSAGKPLSKEALYRAKLKYGVFQSPAQSLKAGVVNGKDASDTAANLATSNKTTIEAYKRLLNPNASKAANAVITPKKTDQSRPASAVVSSAASSAAIAAPKAARSRTSSTASTTVTYVNSSSSSPLHSKTPKMDITKVLAGAERNAAESVHQRTNPEKVSYVRGITDRSVGKAADASFSLTSDIVSNLPTKKEYIQSAEKESHAAEWAQKAVAALKDFNPDDVTDKNWREREEERKRLIKNLTSETVLTKAKLNAQQRLDTIDRETSQRAIFRNAEYNRAAASVAQENLRKTRSSASATANKVNLGGGLWLAPDDIDNIAKGLIAPVLDEVDQRTGAQRAMDIDIQKRSVDYQQQYEEWVNIQTEKQNNDSLLQAKAFENHQKETADIEATLAKKFQNLCTQKDSEVAKLKEALEAKKAELAKLKEDNEEELKREDEMITTECADLQKSNENELEQAKKDQEELLVPFKNDLAAAEDHHTELQDQKGKIEENIQELRDSIEKHKSHVEELNAQIETQQQQLETETEALNLQSESHQQLKDGIETNYVIMAEKAKEEAKVSSEEARVKQLEVDAIINERQTELSNTEIEVKREKLKLIDAMKEVAEVKNEDKIDEEKAKAFLGTTSGEFLASQKKVEPATKLQSDPKLSEPSSKSTKIEGVTGNVKADVPASPPAHKKHSIGGLTSPLKSKKKSDKDQKGSSIKKFFGLKPSDQNKNTKTTQPTPLKSSPKPSNKPVTATVTTEKKENVEPKSTATETKPSLEPSFSGFSQGSVHNKVEQSDASEVEGGKEEPTSKDNRKSLFKEVF; translated from the coding sequence ATGTCTTTAGTTTCTGCGGTAACTGGCGACGAATCCAGGGATACTAATGGTGCAGAACAAAGTTCTGTTTACCAGAGTGCCGGTAAACCATTATCCAAGGAGGCTCTATACAGAGCAAAATTGAAGTACGGTGTGTTCCAGTCTCCAGCTCAGTCTCTGAAGGCCGGCGTGGTTAATGGTAAGGATGCTTCAGATACTGCTGCCAATTTGGCAACGAGCAACAAGACCACCATCGAAGCCTACAAAAGGTTATTGAATCCAAATGCTTCGAAGGCAGCTAATGCGGTCATTACTCCAAAGAAAACTGACCAATCCAGACCAGCCAGTGCTGTAGTTTCGTCTGCTGCGTCTTCTGCTGCAATTGCTGCTCCCAAGGCTGCTAGGTCTAGGACCTCTAGTACAGCAAGTACTACTGTAACCTATGTCAATTCCAGTTCTTCTTCGCCATTGCACTCTAAGACACCAAAGATGGATATTACTAAAGTTTTGGCGGGTGCTGAAAGAAACGCTGCTGAAAGTGTTCATCAACGTACTAATCCAGAAAAGGTTTCTTATGTGAGAGGTATCACTGATCGTTCTGTGGGCAAAGCTGCTGATGCAAGTTTCTCTCTAACTTCTGATATTGTATCTAATTTACCTACCAAAAAGGAGTACATCCAATCCGCTGAAAAGGAATCTCATGCAGCTGAATGGGCACAGAAAGCTGTTGCTGCATTGAAGGATTTCAACCCGGATGATGTCACCGACAAGAACTGGAGAGAGAgggaagaagaaaggaaaaggcTTATCAAGAACTTGACTTCAGAAACAGTCCTAACCAAAGCTAAACTGAACGCTCAACAACGTTTGGATACCATTGATCGTGAGACTTCTCAAAGGGCTATCTTTAGAAACGCGGAGTATAACAGGGCTGCTGCTAGTGTCGCTCAGGAAAATTTAAGAAAGACTCGTTCTTCTGCTTCTGCTACTGCCAATAAAGTAAATTTGGGCGGTGGTTTATGGCTAGCTCCTGATGATATCGATAATATTGCGAAGGGTCTCATTGCACCAGTGCTTGATGAAGTTGACCAAAGAACCGGCGCTCAACGTGCAATGGACATTGATATCCAAAAAAGAAGCGTGGATTACCAACAGCAATACGAAGAATGGGTCAATATTCAAACTGAAAAGCAAAACAATGATTCTTTGCTACAGGCTAAAGCTTTCGAAAATCATCAGAAGGAAACTGCTGATATCGAAGCTACTTTGGCCAAAAAGTTCCAGAATCTTTGTACGCAGAAGGACAGTGAGGTCGCTAAATTAAAAGAGGCACTCGAAGCTAAGAAGGCGGAACTTGCTAAATTAAAAGAggataatgaagaagagctAAAGAGAGAGGATGAAATGATTACAACAGAATGTGCCGACTTACAAAAAAgcaatgaaaatgaacttGAACAGGCTAAGAAAGACCAGGAAGAGTTACTGGTTCCATTCAAAAATGACCTCGCTGCTGCAGAAGACCATCACACGGAGTTACAGGATCAAAAGGgtaaaattgaagaaaatatcCAGGAGCTTCgtgattcaattgaaaaacatAAATCTCATGTAGAAGAATTAAATGCTCAAATTGAAAcacagcaacagcaactGGAAACAGAGACTGAAGCTTTAAATCTCCAGTCTGAAAGCCATCAACAGTTGAAAGATGGTATCGAAACCAATTATGTCATAATGGCCGAAAAAGCAAAGGAAGAAGCCAAGGTTTCCAGTGAAGAAGCAAGGGTCAAGCAATTGGAAGTAGATGCGATAATTAACGAACGTCAAACTGAACTATCAAACACCGAAATTGAAGTAAAGAGGGAAAAACTTAAATTAATTGACGCTATGAAAGAAGTTGCTGAAGTAAAGAATGAGGATAAAattgacgaagaaaagGCCAAGGCTTTCCTGGGAACAACATCTGGAGAATTCCTTGCTagccaaaaaaaagttgagCCAGCAACTAAATTGCAATCTGACCCAAAGTTATCAgaaccttcttcaaaaagtACCAAAATTGAAGGTGTTACTGGAAATGTTAAAGCGGATGTCCCTGCCTCTCCACCTGCTCACAAAAAGCATTCAATTGGAGGATTAACCTCtccattgaaatcaaagaaaaaatctGATAAGGACCAGAAAGGATCTTCTATCAAGAAATTTTTTGGTTTGAAGCCATCTGATCAAAATAAGAATACAAAGACCACGCAACCAACTCCTCTTAAAAGTTCCCCAAAGCCTTCTAATAAACCAGTAACGGCAACTGTCACAACcgaaaagaaggaaaatgTTGAACCGAAATCTACAGCAACAGAAACCAAACCTTCACTGGAACCATCATTTAGTGGCTTTAGTCAAGGCTCCGTTCATAATAAAGTCGAACAGTCAGATGCTTCTGAAGTAGAAGGTGGAAAAGAAGAGCCTACTTCCAAGGACAACAGAAAGTCCTTGTTCAAAGAAGTATTTTGA
- the SFK1 gene encoding Sfk1p (similar to uniprot|P35735 Saccharomyces cerevisiae YKL051W): protein MFPRPGNYWFIFPWIAFIPWYGMLIAMLACWAGQGHPIYWFMHTDQFPVYISHIGATNLKPLFISCAAWQGLGYVIMVALEYFQRSGHWPFKLPYTYHDDLEKSNDSSIMESNYIEALIQKKYVMPPFFTKHERNLVWASFVLGSIGELALLMCTIFSTNTYPRVHSSMVGIFCAFVGLSVICHVAQYMTMGRHYAVVHPLTSSEDIGKDTRWNEWHGHVWNKYTISGLLKAFWVIAAFVWAICFACLEDRSTTACFEWLLAFWFGLYFIIVSVDWYIGGRYTQSKYFHQITITENLNYYKYNQLNAL from the coding sequence ATGTTTCCACGTCCAGGTAACTACTGGTTTATCTTTCCCTGGATAGCTTTCATTCCATGGTATGGGATGCTAATTGCGATGTTGGCATGTTGGGCAGGACAAGGTCATCCCATTTATTGGTTCATGCATACAGACCAGTTCCCGGTTTATATATCCCATATTGGTGCGACCAATTTAAAACCGTTGTTTATTTCTTGTGCGGCATGGCAAGGTCTAGGATACGTAATCATGGTTGCTCTAGagtattttcaaagatctGGTCATTGGCCTTTCAAGTTACCGTATACTTATCATGATGACTTAGAAAAATCTAACGATAGCTCTATAATGGAATCGAACTACATCGAAGCTTTAATTCAGAAGAAATATGTCATGCCTCCATTTTTTACCAAACATGAACGGAATCTAGTATGGGCCTCATTCGTACTAGGAAGTATAGGTGAATTGGCTTTGCTTATGTGCACTATCTTCTCAACAAACACGTATCCTAGGGTGCACAGTTCCATGGTGGGTATATTCTGTGCATTTGTCGGATTGAGTGTAATTTGTCATGTCGCACAATATATGACAATGGGCAGACACTACGCTGTCGTCCATCCTCTTACAAGTAGTGAAGATATCGGCAAAGACACAAGGTGGAATGAATGGCACGGCCATGTTTGGAACAAGTATACTATCAGTGGCTTACTAAAGGCATTTTGGGTAATAGCTGCTTTCGTTTGGGCTATTTGTTTTGCATGCTTAGAAGATAGATCAACGACTGCCTGTTTTGAATGGCTATTGGCATTTTGGTTCGGattatatttcattattgtCTCTGTTGACTGGTATATTGGCGGAAGATATACCCAGTCCAAGTATTTCCATCAAATCACAATTACGGAGAATTTGAACTATTACAAGTACAATCAGTTGAACGCACTATAA
- the ASK1 gene encoding Ask1p (some similarities with uniprot|P35734 Saccharomyces cerevisiae YKL052C ASK1 Component of the DASH complex that binds to microtubules and kinetochores and is essential for chromosome segregation phosphorylated during the cell cycle by cyclin-dependent kinases), whose translation MDAVNIEQIDQEITLNLQSIDSDLSYCFNKITKDIIPYVTRYGQTCEDITNSSSWLKEMFQQSANVQLVTDQAVESAGQVLEPRTSLFPEVENETDEFHTVDQYPALSQTGVSSAGAPTTKTGGSVKQDQFQDQDTDELTQDSAMEKQRKKRKVSLQIHQHFNSSSSSNSSMENDISANSSPIKTIPPETETGTETHNKIQGELAKPGTVIHFNSKRD comes from the coding sequence ATGGATGCAGTgaatattgaacaaatagATCAAGAGATCACGTTAAATTTACAATCAATCGATTCAGACCTCTCGTACTGTTTCAACAAGATAACAAAGGATATAATACCGTACGTGACGCGATATGGACAGACTTGTGAAGATATCACGAATTCTAGTTCGTGGCTGAAAGAAATGTTTCAGCAGAGTGCTAATGTTCAGTTGGTGACGGATCAGGCTGTGGAATCTGCGGGTCAGGTTTTGGAGCCCCGGACTTCCTTATTTCCAGAGGTAGAAAACGAAACTGATGAGTTCCATACAGTCGATCAATACCCTGCTTTATCTCAAACCGGAGTAAGTTCCGCTGGTGCCCCCACCACGAAAACAGGAGGATCGGTAAAACAGgatcaatttcaagatcagGATACCGATGAGTTGACTCAGGATAGTGCAATGGAAAAacagaggaagaagagaaaagttTCGTTACAAATTCACCAACATTTCAATTCGTCGTCatcttctaattcttcaatggaGAATGATATCTCTGCAAACAGTTCCCCAATAAAGACGATCCCCCCGGAAACAGAAACTGGGACAGAAACACATAACAAAATCCAGGGCGAATTGGCCAAGCCGGGAACCGTTATTCATTTTAACAGCAAACGCGATTGA
- the MDM35 gene encoding Mdm35p (highly similar to uniprot|O60200 Saccharomyces cerevisiae YKL053C-A MDM35 Mitochondrial Distribution and Morphology): MGNVMSASFATECTPLKGKYDKCFNDWYSEKFLKGESIENECQTEWYEYMECVQASLVKQGIKPALDEARKEAPFENDGKPVEP; the protein is encoded by the coding sequence ATGGGTAACGTGATGAGTGCAAGTTTCGCTACAGAGTGTACACCTTTGAAGGGTAAGTACGATAAATGTTTTAACGACTGGTACAGCGagaaatttttgaaaggtGAGTCAATTGAAAACGAATGCCAAACCGAATGGTACGAATATATGGAATGTGTCCAAGCTAGCTTGGTGAAACAAGGCATAAAACCAGCTCTAGATGAAGCACGTAAGGAAGCACCATTCGAGAATGACGGAAAACCTGTAGAGCCTTGA